The proteins below come from a single Bryobacter aggregatus MPL3 genomic window:
- a CDS encoding RidA family protein, whose amino-acid sequence MAIDYKYVANIECKAYRECMEKLPKGKVVATTVYLADIADYAAMNRVYETYFPALKPARNTVESKLSPGMKMGLNAVLYTGEAELKGLTPPNVTNSVPITPGILTPDKFFIAGILGRDSNTGKVPESPEAQMNLCLSRLGKVLETAQISPSQMLQATVYHTAAMPREVVEEGLARYFGPSPTLAVTIVEVPALALGAQVGLNGVADAKTFPDDVASIDAIVKAVYRSISAQDWDRFRYIMHPTARLRTATVEDYISRNGKTMKQNGFAEDELSRKELRFEGLAHVWSEFGIRMGSNPAYVRKGFNSLQLFFDGTRWWVMNINWDNAH is encoded by the coding sequence ATGGCAATCGACTACAAATATGTCGCAAATATCGAATGCAAGGCCTATCGGGAGTGCATGGAGAAGCTGCCCAAGGGGAAGGTGGTGGCCACCACGGTTTACCTCGCCGACATTGCCGACTACGCCGCGATGAATCGTGTCTATGAAACTTACTTCCCTGCCCTGAAGCCCGCCCGCAATACCGTCGAGAGCAAGTTGAGCCCGGGAATGAAGATGGGGCTCAACGCGGTGCTCTATACCGGCGAGGCAGAGTTGAAGGGACTGACGCCGCCCAATGTCACCAACAGCGTTCCGATCACGCCGGGGATTCTGACTCCTGACAAGTTCTTTATTGCCGGGATTCTCGGGCGCGATTCCAATACCGGCAAGGTGCCAGAGTCTCCCGAGGCACAGATGAATCTCTGCCTCAGCCGGCTAGGCAAGGTCTTAGAAACGGCGCAGATCTCTCCCAGCCAGATGCTGCAGGCAACGGTTTATCACACAGCGGCGATGCCACGCGAGGTAGTTGAAGAAGGGCTCGCGCGCTATTTCGGCCCCAGCCCGACACTCGCCGTGACGATTGTCGAGGTGCCCGCGCTGGCGCTCGGCGCACAGGTAGGCCTAAACGGCGTCGCCGATGCGAAGACTTTTCCTGACGATGTCGCAAGTATCGATGCCATCGTGAAAGCCGTGTACCGTTCCATTTCGGCGCAGGACTGGGACCGCTTTCGCTACATCATGCACCCGACGGCACGGCTGCGCACCGCAACCGTGGAGGACTATATCTCCCGCAACGGGAAGACGATGAAACAGAATGGCTTCGCTGAGGACGAACTCAGCCGGAAAGAGTTGCGATTCGAAGGCCTGGCACATGTCTGGAGCGAGTTTGGAATCCGCATGGGATCCAATCCGGCTTATGTGCGCAAGGGCTTCAATTCCTTGCAATTGTTTTTTGATGGGACGCGGTGGTGGGTGATGAACATCAATTGGGACAACGCTCACTGA
- a CDS encoding Nramp family divalent metal transporter, with protein sequence MLKDPYQYHPEDVAEPPIGFWNILRRIGPGMILAASIVGSGELIATTTLGAEVGFAALWIIVISCLIKPAVQAELGRYSIATGQTGLAGLNEVPGPRWKVNWIVWGWVVMVAMTRFQIGAMFGGVALTMHAIVPAISITAWIFILLAITLALLLGGGYERIEGLATLKVCLFTMLTLLCAILLTRRSDIFHWSEVWQGFEFQLPGSGLATAVAVFGITGVGASELFMYPYWCVEKGYARYTGPRDGTPAWKHRAHGWLRVMNVDILATMVIYTVATAAFYLLGAGILHKLHLVPKSNETISVLSRMYTETLGEWALPLFYIGAIATLYGTIFAATAADSRVSADLCRLMGAFQSEDYAARIRYRNGFVWVLTIVPVILVLIFQEPVAMVKAGGVAQALMLPVISIGALYLHRKKMPEAAKAGPLMSLSLWIATITIVAAIGYYAIRTFLG encoded by the coding sequence GTGCTCAAAGATCCTTATCAGTATCATCCGGAAGATGTTGCCGAACCACCCATAGGATTCTGGAACATTCTCAGGCGCATTGGTCCGGGGATGATCCTCGCGGCCAGCATTGTTGGCTCCGGCGAACTCATTGCCACCACCACGCTCGGGGCGGAGGTCGGCTTCGCCGCGCTTTGGATCATCGTGATCAGTTGCCTGATCAAACCGGCGGTACAAGCTGAACTTGGACGCTATAGCATCGCGACGGGACAAACCGGACTGGCAGGACTCAATGAGGTTCCTGGGCCGCGATGGAAGGTGAACTGGATTGTCTGGGGTTGGGTGGTGATGGTGGCAATGACACGCTTCCAGATCGGGGCGATGTTTGGCGGTGTCGCGCTCACGATGCATGCGATTGTTCCGGCGATCTCGATTACGGCCTGGATCTTCATTCTGCTTGCGATCACGTTGGCTTTGTTACTCGGTGGTGGCTACGAGCGCATCGAAGGCTTGGCGACGCTGAAGGTCTGCCTGTTCACGATGCTGACTCTGCTTTGTGCGATCCTGCTCACCCGGCGGAGCGATATCTTCCACTGGAGCGAAGTGTGGCAGGGCTTTGAGTTTCAACTTCCGGGGAGTGGCTTAGCGACGGCGGTCGCTGTTTTCGGAATCACCGGTGTGGGGGCGTCCGAGCTTTTCATGTACCCCTATTGGTGCGTTGAAAAGGGCTATGCGCGCTACACCGGTCCGCGTGACGGAACGCCTGCCTGGAAGCACCGTGCACACGGCTGGCTCCGTGTGATGAACGTTGACATCCTCGCAACGATGGTGATTTACACGGTGGCCACGGCTGCTTTCTACTTGTTGGGCGCGGGCATTCTGCACAAGCTGCACCTGGTGCCGAAATCGAATGAGACGATCTCCGTGCTGTCGCGCATGTACACTGAAACGCTCGGCGAATGGGCCTTGCCGCTCTTCTACATTGGCGCCATTGCCACTTTATATGGAACGATCTTTGCGGCGACTGCGGCGGACAGCCGGGTTTCCGCCGATCTTTGCCGCCTGATGGGAGCCTTCCAATCTGAGGACTACGCGGCGCGCATCCGTTATCGCAATGGCTTCGTTTGGGTTCTGACCATCGTACCGGTGATCCTGGTGCTGATCTTCCAGGAGCCTGTCGCCATGGTGAAGGCGGGCGGTGTCGCCCAGGCGCTAATGTTGCCGGTGATCTCGATCGGCGCGCTCTACCTGCACCGGAAGAAGATGCCGGAAGCGGCAAAGGCCGGCCCGCTGATGAGCCTTTCATTGTGGATTGCGACGATTACAATCGTGGCGGCGATTGGCTATTACGCCATTCGAACTTTTCTGGGCTAG
- a CDS encoding NAD(P)/FAD-dependent oxidoreductase, which produces MPDIIGASLAGCAAALELLRAGQTVTLYEKSKFPRHKVCGEFLDPAAVRLLSEVRLEGAAIRESALIWPTAEQRFALPEPALGISRYRLDQVLLDAAVERGATLIRTSGKPHPRAIVAHGRKPVSQRGQRYFGYKAHFSGRTNAAVELYFQDAGYTGVNPIEDGLTNVCGIAREEELTAVGFSGDRWVASQAKLAARLDGLERKMDWIFTGPLFYGPTEASTGYLCGDALSFVDPFTGSGMLCAVATGQLAARSVLEGRSSEQHLNECRRLLLPSFRWSTLMRRALAWPFIPNLARLLPGPLLYRLSRPSPEKFEWRNSQSPPRL; this is translated from the coding sequence ATGCCTGACATCATCGGAGCGAGCCTGGCAGGCTGTGCAGCCGCTCTTGAGCTCTTGCGAGCAGGCCAGACGGTCACCTTATACGAGAAGTCAAAATTCCCGCGCCATAAGGTGTGTGGAGAATTTCTTGATCCTGCTGCCGTACGCCTACTCAGTGAAGTGAGATTAGAAGGCGCAGCCATCCGCGAGTCAGCATTGATCTGGCCAACGGCCGAGCAGCGCTTTGCCCTGCCCGAGCCAGCGCTGGGAATCAGCCGCTACCGCCTCGATCAAGTGCTGCTCGATGCCGCAGTCGAACGGGGAGCCACGCTCATCCGGACCAGCGGCAAACCCCATCCGCGCGCGATCGTCGCCCATGGACGTAAGCCCGTCAGCCAACGCGGCCAACGCTATTTCGGCTATAAGGCTCATTTCAGCGGACGCACAAATGCGGCAGTCGAGCTTTACTTCCAGGATGCCGGCTATACCGGCGTGAATCCGATCGAGGATGGCCTCACCAATGTTTGCGGCATTGCCCGGGAGGAAGAGCTGACAGCTGTCGGTTTCTCGGGAGATCGCTGGGTGGCCTCGCAAGCAAAGCTTGCCGCTCGTCTCGATGGCCTGGAACGCAAGATGGATTGGATCTTCACCGGCCCGCTGTTCTATGGCCCCACCGAGGCAAGCACCGGCTATCTCTGCGGCGACGCTCTGAGTTTCGTCGATCCTTTCACCGGCTCCGGCATGCTCTGCGCCGTGGCAACGGGTCAACTGGCCGCGCGCTCAGTTCTCGAAGGCCGCAGCAGCGAACAGCACCTCAACGAGTGCCGCAGGTTACTGCTCCCCTCCTTCCGCTGGTCCACGCTGATGCGGCGGGCGCTCGCCTGGCCCTTCATCCCCAACTTGGCACGGCTGCTGCCCGGCCCACTGCTCTATCGCCTCAGCCGCCCTAGCCCAGAAAAGTTCGAATGGCGTAATAGCCAATCGCCGCCACGATTGTAA
- a CDS encoding SDR family NAD(P)-dependent oxidoreductase, giving the protein MAFTSLEGKTVLVTGAAKRIGRSIAMRLYREKARVLIHYGNSRQDAEEVSALCGHAPIFQADLSKVSEIERLFQEVGPLDCLVNNAARFTKIDPLLVTEADWDFIHSTNLKAYFFCAQHAARQMLQSEHGGRIVNISSIGGIQAWPMYVHYCASKAGVIHMTKAMARAWAPKISVNSVAPGAIPFEEADSAPLQALKERTPAGRFGTGDEIADAVVYFLTATQFVTGQLTVVDGGLTLT; this is encoded by the coding sequence ATGGCATTTACGTCCCTCGAGGGAAAAACCGTGTTGGTGACCGGCGCTGCGAAGCGCATTGGACGATCCATTGCGATGCGGCTCTATCGTGAGAAGGCGCGAGTCCTGATTCATTACGGCAACTCGCGCCAGGATGCGGAAGAAGTGAGCGCTTTGTGCGGCCATGCTCCGATTTTCCAGGCCGATCTGTCGAAGGTGAGCGAAATTGAACGCTTGTTCCAGGAAGTTGGACCTCTTGATTGCCTGGTGAACAACGCCGCTCGCTTCACCAAGATCGATCCGCTGCTGGTGACCGAGGCGGACTGGGATTTCATTCATTCGACCAACCTCAAGGCTTACTTCTTCTGCGCCCAACATGCGGCCCGGCAGATGCTGCAATCTGAGCACGGCGGCAGGATCGTCAACATCTCTTCGATTGGCGGTATCCAGGCCTGGCCGATGTATGTGCACTACTGCGCCTCCAAGGCCGGTGTGATTCATATGACCAAGGCCATGGCCCGAGCCTGGGCTCCCAAGATCAGCGTGAACAGCGTTGCTCCTGGAGCGATTCCCTTTGAAGAAGCGGATTCTGCGCCCTTGCAGGCACTGAAGGAGCGCACGCCTGCGGGTCGCTTCGGAACCGGCGACGAGATTGCGGATGCGGTTGTCTATTTCCTCACCGCGACCCAGTTTGTGACCGGGCAGTTGACGGTGGTCGATGGCGGCTTAACGCTGACTTAG
- a CDS encoding cobaltochelatase subunit CobN: protein MRHLLFLLALSACAQPRAVLLLRSAQSAPAILTELQKEIPDFECTLAREDLRLPDLDGVQVLFLEHPSQDFLTRSKTLALEAIAKGMRVATDTPDLVQRAWGVEPSLALTRRLLPYFQNGGDANLRAFFRTAYREAGGRKQFDIPPPIEVPKTGIYHPDAPRLFPNLTDYLAWYRQAKPKQGRLAALGFFHTFLKNGDLAFIDAQLRALEKEGLAAAGIVGWPHHTLEKVFEAPAQDPLRVLLTFTLSLTRPEDILFLQKQNVHTISLITTRDNYATWAETPRGVSTDRIATSIANPESAGATDPILVATTELDAHGLAHTLPIPERIEMAARRARRWVSLADKPNAQKRLAILYYNNPPGKGNLGASYLNLPPSIEAVLKTLNQAGYQVGARIPTAGKILSQLEKTGRNVETWAPGELTKMIAEGGVTLLPVDRYQQWFRDLPQRFRDSINGRWGQPEAATLMTWKDDRGRKFFVIPGITLDNVFLGPQLLRASFAEYTNVQHSGTLPPHHGYVAAYLYYRHQFQADAVIHMGRHGTLEWLPGKNAGQAGWDCSEVILGDLPNLNYYIMDGDGEAVQARRRAAAVDLSHLTPMLVRAGKEDRFAALREAVNQWELTRETSPGLAAVYAKQATEAMAKAGIDKQIPLEEVSNFLESIEDAPIPLGLPTLGKMPSEDRVRAALATFLDSNFSPTESKRWAALIPDWANAIFDGTKPIGAPNAAAIDATATWLAKLRQSPSRELEVLIEALNAGFVSSAPVGDPIAVPAGLPTGRNLHQGDPSLLPTKAAWEVGKRMANQLLEQHKRSHGRYPERLSMVLWQGETGRHQGAMEAQALYLMGVEPEWNQRGVPDRLKLIPDAELGRPRVNVVFTVSGLYRDGLPDKILLLDRAAHLAASAGDNALSRQNRQTEAKLLAAGVDPKQAAAVAGARVFTTAPGAYGFGLEKFVEQSRDKDEANTMAELYLSKMNYVYTESAWGSTVPKLLESQLQGNEVILHSRSSNLYGAVDNDDVYQWMGGLLIASEAAGAKPELLVNNMRRHGDEKLESARNFIATELNARNWNPKWIAEMQKEGYSGAREMTKAVEHLYGWQATAPETIAPEAWKKMYDVYVADEYKLGLKGFFDQANPAMRQNLVARLLEIDRQGVYKFNAADKRQLLHEFSQLVSKNGVACSANTCGNQRLQQSVIAEASNADSQAVAKSFEEAVRPASRQKQAIAAPKPMPQINMIRVSNFARRARRVFDENPVLWLSLVLACLGAGAVSAFLRRHTLDTSDRTPLHSLSDSRHP, encoded by the coding sequence ATGCGCCACCTGCTCTTCCTTCTTGCTCTGTCCGCCTGCGCGCAACCGCGCGCCGTCCTCTTGCTGCGCAGCGCCCAAAGCGCACCGGCCATCCTCACCGAACTGCAAAAGGAAATACCCGACTTCGAATGCACACTCGCGCGGGAAGACCTCCGGCTGCCAGATCTCGACGGCGTCCAAGTGCTCTTCCTCGAGCACCCCAGTCAGGACTTCCTCACCCGCTCAAAGACACTCGCACTCGAGGCCATCGCCAAAGGCATGCGAGTCGCTACCGACACACCCGACCTCGTGCAACGCGCCTGGGGCGTCGAGCCCTCGCTCGCGCTCACCCGCCGCCTGCTGCCCTACTTCCAGAACGGCGGCGACGCGAATCTGCGGGCCTTCTTCCGCACGGCCTATCGGGAAGCCGGTGGCCGCAAGCAGTTCGACATTCCACCGCCCATCGAAGTCCCCAAGACGGGCATCTACCATCCCGATGCGCCGCGCCTCTTTCCGAATCTCACCGACTACCTCGCCTGGTACCGGCAAGCGAAACCGAAGCAGGGCCGCCTCGCCGCTCTTGGCTTCTTCCACACCTTTCTGAAGAACGGCGACTTGGCCTTCATCGACGCCCAGCTCCGCGCTCTCGAGAAAGAAGGCCTCGCCGCGGCAGGCATCGTCGGCTGGCCGCACCACACGCTGGAGAAAGTCTTCGAGGCCCCCGCGCAAGATCCGCTCCGCGTGCTGCTCACCTTCACCCTCAGCCTCACGCGTCCCGAAGACATCCTCTTTCTCCAAAAGCAGAATGTCCACACCATCAGCCTCATCACCACGCGCGACAACTACGCCACCTGGGCCGAAACCCCACGCGGCGTCAGCACAGACCGCATCGCCACCTCGATCGCCAACCCGGAATCAGCCGGAGCTACGGACCCCATCCTCGTCGCCACCACGGAGCTGGATGCCCATGGTCTCGCCCACACCCTGCCCATCCCCGAACGCATCGAAATGGCCGCCCGCCGCGCCCGCCGCTGGGTCAGCCTCGCCGACAAACCAAACGCCCAGAAGCGCCTCGCCATCCTTTACTACAACAACCCGCCCGGCAAAGGAAATCTCGGCGCGAGTTACCTGAATCTCCCACCTAGCATCGAGGCGGTTCTCAAAACTCTGAACCAGGCTGGCTACCAGGTGGGAGCCCGCATCCCCACTGCCGGGAAGATCCTTTCTCAACTGGAGAAGACCGGCCGCAACGTCGAGACCTGGGCTCCGGGCGAACTGACGAAGATGATCGCCGAAGGCGGCGTCACCCTGCTGCCGGTCGATCGCTACCAGCAATGGTTTCGCGACCTGCCGCAGCGCTTTCGCGATTCGATCAACGGCCGCTGGGGGCAGCCCGAAGCCGCCACACTGATGACCTGGAAGGACGATCGTGGCCGCAAGTTCTTCGTCATCCCCGGCATCACTCTCGACAACGTCTTCCTCGGCCCGCAACTGCTCCGCGCGAGCTTCGCCGAATATACCAATGTCCAGCACAGCGGCACGCTCCCGCCCCACCACGGCTATGTCGCCGCTTACCTCTACTACCGCCACCAGTTTCAAGCCGACGCAGTCATTCACATGGGCCGTCATGGCACCCTCGAATGGCTGCCCGGCAAGAACGCAGGCCAGGCCGGATGGGATTGCTCGGAAGTCATCCTCGGCGACTTGCCGAATCTGAATTACTACATCATGGACGGCGACGGAGAGGCGGTGCAGGCTCGCCGCCGCGCCGCCGCTGTGGATCTCAGCCACCTCACGCCAATGCTCGTCCGCGCGGGCAAAGAGGATCGCTTCGCCGCGCTCCGCGAGGCGGTCAACCAATGGGAACTGACACGAGAGACTTCACCGGGCCTCGCCGCCGTCTACGCAAAACAAGCCACCGAGGCGATGGCAAAGGCCGGCATCGACAAGCAGATCCCGCTCGAAGAAGTCAGCAACTTCCTCGAAAGCATCGAGGACGCACCCATTCCCCTGGGCCTCCCGACTCTGGGCAAGATGCCCTCAGAAGACCGCGTCCGCGCCGCGCTGGCCACCTTCCTCGATTCGAACTTTTCCCCCACCGAATCGAAGCGTTGGGCCGCGCTGATTCCCGATTGGGCGAATGCGATTTTTGACGGAACGAAGCCAATCGGCGCCCCCAACGCCGCGGCCATCGACGCCACCGCCACCTGGCTCGCCAAGCTCCGCCAATCCCCCTCCCGCGAACTCGAAGTCCTCATTGAAGCCCTCAACGCTGGCTTCGTTTCGAGTGCTCCCGTCGGAGACCCCATCGCCGTGCCCGCCGGTCTCCCCACCGGCCGCAACCTGCACCAGGGCGACCCCAGCCTACTGCCCACCAAAGCCGCCTGGGAAGTGGGCAAGCGGATGGCGAATCAACTTCTCGAACAACACAAACGAAGCCACGGCCGCTATCCGGAGCGTCTCTCGATGGTGCTCTGGCAAGGCGAGACCGGCCGTCACCAGGGGGCGATGGAAGCGCAAGCGCTTTACCTCATGGGCGTCGAGCCCGAATGGAATCAACGAGGCGTCCCCGACCGGCTGAAGCTGATTCCCGACGCCGAACTCGGCCGCCCGCGCGTCAACGTCGTCTTCACCGTCAGCGGACTCTACCGCGACGGCCTGCCCGACAAGATCCTGCTCCTCGACCGCGCTGCCCATCTGGCTGCCTCAGCAGGCGACAACGCGCTCAGCAGGCAGAACCGTCAGACCGAAGCCAAACTCCTCGCCGCCGGGGTCGACCCGAAGCAAGCTGCCGCCGTCGCCGGAGCCCGCGTCTTTACCACCGCCCCGGGCGCTTACGGCTTCGGACTCGAGAAGTTTGTCGAACAGAGCCGCGACAAAGACGAAGCCAATACGATGGCCGAGCTTTACCTCTCGAAGATGAACTATGTCTACACCGAGTCCGCCTGGGGCAGCACAGTGCCAAAGCTGCTCGAAAGCCAGCTCCAGGGCAACGAAGTCATCCTGCACAGCCGCTCTTCCAATCTCTACGGAGCCGTCGACAACGACGACGTCTACCAGTGGATGGGAGGCCTCCTCATTGCTTCCGAAGCCGCCGGAGCTAAGCCGGAGCTGTTGGTCAACAACATGCGCCGCCACGGCGATGAAAAGCTCGAGAGCGCCCGCAACTTCATCGCCACCGAGCTGAACGCGCGCAACTGGAACCCCAAGTGGATTGCCGAGATGCAGAAGGAAGGCTACTCCGGCGCACGTGAGATGACCAAGGCGGTCGAGCATCTGTACGGCTGGCAGGCCACCGCGCCCGAGACCATCGCGCCCGAAGCATGGAAGAAGATGTACGACGTCTATGTCGCAGACGAGTACAAACTTGGCCTCAAGGGCTTCTTCGATCAGGCCAACCCGGCCATGCGCCAGAACCTTGTCGCCCGTCTTCTTGAGATCGACCGCCAAGGCGTCTACAAGTTCAACGCCGCAGATAAGCGCCAGCTCCTGCACGAGTTCTCGCAACTCGTCAGCAAGAACGGCGTCGCCTGTTCGGCCAACACCTGCGGCAATCAGCGGCTCCAGCAGTCCGTCATCGCTGAGGCGAGCAATGCCGATTCCCAGGCTGTTGCCAAGAGCTTCGAGGAAGCAGTCCGTCCTGCGTCCAGGCAGAAGCAGGCGATCGCAGCACCGAAGCCGATGCCGCAGATCAACATGATCCGCGTTTCCAATTTTGCCCGCCGCGCCCGCCGGGTCTTCGATGAGAACCCGGTTCTCTGGCTCAGCCTGGTTCTGGCTTGTCTGGGCGCGGGTGCGGTCTCCGCCTTCCTCCGTCGTCATACTCTGGATACAAGTGATCGCACTCCTCTCCACTCTCTTTCTGATTCCCGGCACCCATGA
- a CDS encoding TonB-dependent receptor — translation MRFCILIFSSASFLWPQEPAPVQSTVTVIGSRSPMEIDKSPVSTSVVTRQELENRNIRQIDQALTLTEGVNSLRAKGPADNDFGLGLRGFAGRGGQNRTLILLDGQPMNNSYIGNVNWSTFSPSEMERVEVARGPFSSLYGGNAMGGVINMITRPVDKRHLEVMGQYGNRETTNYSLRASDRFFQKLGLSVGYNRFQTGGYSPQEVLKSPSTLSGGIPVVGVTPWLTPTNGLTYQIGARGRNWFHQEAWRTRAEYNFSPKHFASFQYMRQSRQDGYDAYTTNLRDTTGNPVDSGLVLSDNRRFSVTPANFIGTPTAATMNILQAQLLSTLSSHWTLRVASGITLTPQDYYITPGANATLNSGSGNYVNTASRGIYGNIQASWSGNGKSFIAGTELRHDRAAIAAQLIPNYAIREGFAPPDSQAKGKSLNQAAYAQYQFEPLENLLVVAGGRWDYWRTYDGANQTGLTSPLIPYPDRSSNAFTGKLAATYRITTGFQIRGSVANAFRNPTVYDLYRDLNLSGTYYLANPNVRPERLFAYEGGITKSFRPGNSLEATYFINRVSDLIYRTTDFAANPNGSIRRLTNAGLSQTRGVEVAARQTPLRWLQLRQSYTFTRARILENNALPATVGKNVPYVPEHTLSYLASAGWQRWTATWSGRYSSPVFSTDTNTDVVRGVPGSYSPFFETDFTAGYKLNKHLSLFATADNLLDRRYYLYFLTPGRSVYGGFRFQL, via the coding sequence ATGCGATTTTGCATTCTCATTTTCAGTAGTGCTTCTTTCCTGTGGCCGCAGGAGCCAGCTCCGGTCCAATCCACCGTCACCGTCATCGGCTCGCGCAGTCCGATGGAGATCGACAAGTCCCCCGTCTCCACCTCCGTCGTGACGCGGCAGGAGCTTGAGAATCGCAACATCCGCCAGATCGACCAGGCCCTTACCCTCACCGAGGGCGTCAACAGTCTCCGCGCGAAAGGTCCTGCCGACAACGATTTCGGCCTCGGCCTGCGCGGCTTTGCGGGCCGGGGCGGGCAGAACCGTACTCTGATCCTGCTCGACGGCCAGCCGATGAACAACTCCTACATCGGCAACGTGAACTGGTCCACCTTCTCGCCGTCAGAGATGGAGCGGGTGGAAGTCGCGCGCGGTCCCTTTTCGAGCCTCTACGGCGGCAACGCAATGGGCGGCGTCATCAACATGATCACCAGGCCCGTCGACAAGCGGCACCTCGAAGTGATGGGCCAATACGGCAATCGTGAAACCACCAACTACTCGCTGCGCGCCTCCGATCGCTTCTTCCAGAAACTCGGCCTCAGCGTCGGATACAACCGCTTCCAGACCGGCGGCTATTCGCCGCAAGAGGTTCTGAAGTCCCCCTCGACACTCAGCGGCGGCATCCCGGTCGTTGGCGTCACCCCCTGGCTCACTCCCACCAACGGGCTCACCTACCAGATCGGCGCGCGCGGCCGGAATTGGTTCCATCAGGAAGCCTGGCGCACCCGCGCCGAATACAACTTCTCGCCAAAGCACTTTGCCAGCTTCCAGTACATGCGCCAGTCGCGCCAGGACGGCTACGACGCCTACACAACCAACCTCCGCGACACCACCGGCAATCCCGTCGACAGCGGCCTTGTCCTCTCAGACAATCGCCGCTTCTCGGTTACTCCGGCGAACTTCATCGGCACACCCACCGCGGCCACGATGAACATCCTGCAAGCCCAGCTCCTGTCGACGCTCAGTTCCCACTGGACCCTCCGCGTTGCCTCCGGAATCACCCTCACCCCGCAGGATTACTACATCACCCCGGGCGCCAACGCGACTCTCAACTCGGGCAGCGGCAACTATGTCAACACCGCCAGCCGAGGAATCTACGGCAACATTCAGGCCTCCTGGAGCGGCAACGGCAAGAGCTTCATCGCCGGCACCGAACTGCGCCACGACCGCGCGGCCATCGCCGCACAGCTCATCCCCAACTACGCCATTCGCGAAGGCTTTGCGCCGCCCGATTCGCAAGCCAAGGGCAAGTCGCTGAACCAGGCCGCTTATGCCCAATACCAATTTGAGCCGTTGGAGAACTTACTCGTCGTCGCAGGCGGTCGCTGGGATTACTGGCGCACTTATGACGGCGCGAACCAGACAGGCCTCACCTCGCCGCTGATCCCCTATCCAGACCGCTCCTCGAATGCCTTCACCGGAAAACTGGCCGCCACCTATCGCATCACCACCGGCTTCCAGATTCGCGGCAGCGTCGCCAATGCCTTCCGCAACCCCACCGTCTATGACCTCTACCGCGACCTCAATCTCTCCGGCACCTACTACCTCGCCAACCCAAACGTCAGACCCGAACGCCTCTTCGCCTACGAGGGCGGCATCACCAAGTCCTTCCGCCCCGGAAACTCCCTCGAAGCCACTTACTTCATCAATCGCGTTAGCGACTTGATCTACCGCACCACCGATTTCGCCGCCAATCCCAACGGCAGCATCCGCCGCCTCACCAACGCCGGTCTCAGCCAGACTCGCGGCGTCGAAGTTGCCGCCCGCCAGACGCCTCTGCGCTGGCTCCAACTCCGCCAAAGCTACACATTCACCCGGGCGAGAATCCTCGAGAACAATGCCCTTCCCGCGACAGTCGGCAAGAACGTTCCTTATGTCCCCGAGCACACCCTCAGCTATCTGGCCTCCGCCGGCTGGCAACGTTGGACAGCCACCTGGTCGGGCCGCTATAGCTCGCCGGTCTTCAGCACCGACACCAACACCGATGTCGTCCGCGGCGTCCCCGGCAGCTACAGCCCCTTCTTTGAAACCGACTTCACCGCGGGCTACAAACTCAACAAGCACCTCTCGCTTTTTGCGACAGCCGACAACCTGCTGGACCGCCGTTACTATCTCTACTTCCTCACTCCCGGCCGCTCCGTCTACGGCGGCTTCCGCTTCCAGCTCTAG
- a CDS encoding FkbM family methyltransferase: MTEFWDEIRGWQVGEARIPDTKNPEGAITKYLRDADDYWFHLYKPQPGDTIVDIGAGRGEDVYAFSKAVGPTGQVWAIEPHPSTFLALRKLCEWNHLDNVRLRNYASTEKAELLQIETMDVWESNYVREGAPSERSFPVEGIPFDELSHREGIGPIDFLKMNIEGAERMALPGCRQALARTKNVCISAHDFRANRGEGESFRTLAFVREFLTECGFTLVTRDTDPRYYVPYHVHGYRPA; encoded by the coding sequence GTGACTGAATTTTGGGATGAGATCCGTGGCTGGCAAGTAGGCGAGGCCCGGATTCCCGATACGAAAAATCCGGAGGGTGCGATCACGAAGTACCTCCGCGATGCCGACGACTACTGGTTCCACCTCTACAAGCCGCAGCCCGGCGACACGATTGTCGACATCGGCGCCGGTCGTGGCGAAGACGTCTATGCTTTTTCAAAAGCGGTCGGGCCCACAGGGCAGGTCTGGGCGATCGAACCCCACCCTAGCACCTTCCTCGCCCTGCGCAAGCTCTGCGAATGGAACCATCTCGACAATGTCCGTCTGCGCAACTACGCCTCCACGGAGAAGGCTGAGTTGCTCCAGATTGAAACCATGGATGTCTGGGAGTCGAACTATGTCCGCGAGGGCGCCCCATCAGAGCGCAGCTTTCCGGTGGAGGGAATCCCCTTCGACGAACTCAGCCACCGCGAAGGCATCGGCCCCATCGACTTCCTCAAAATGAACATCGAAGGCGCCGAACGCATGGCGCTTCCGGGCTGCCGCCAGGCGCTCGCCCGAACGAAAAACGTCTGTATCTCAGCCCACGATTTCCGCGCGAACCGGGGCGAAGGCGAATCTTTTCGCACACTGGCCTTCGTGCGCGAATTCCTCACCGAATGCGGCTTCACCCTGGTCACCCGCGATACCGACCCGCGCTACTACGTGCCTTACCACGTCCACGGGTATCGGCCCGCCTAG